A single candidate division SR1 bacterium Aalborg_AAW-1 DNA region contains:
- the xerC gene encoding Tyrosine recombinase XerC, with product MNTIVQSQQPLSSYLELFFHYLAESKNSSPKTIENYALRLGRFVEFLGPELTPNQLIAFHILNFRLHLKKKALSIKTINYHIVAIRSFLKFLLRNDIDTLAPDKCDLAKIDPREVSYLTEVELDDLLGAPYRFEEKEITQLRDAALLSFLFSTGLRVSELISLTKDRIRTDSNQLTIIGKGRKIRSTFITREALEKLEEYRTLRTDDSDYVFVSHTKNRRPDHLSRNAVEDIVKKYKTLCGIDKKITPHTIRHSFATQLLKKGADIRSVQALLGHASITTTQIYTHVDDKHLSDVHKMLENN from the coding sequence ATGAATACTATTGTGCAAAGTCAACAACCACTATCATCATATTTGGAATTGTTTTTCCACTATCTTGCTGAATCCAAAAATTCAAGTCCTAAGACGATTGAAAACTATGCGTTACGATTAGGGAGATTTGTAGAATTTTTATGACCAGAACTCACACCCAATCAACTGATAGCTTTTCATATTTTAAATTTCCGTCTTCATCTTAAAAAAAAGGCATTATCCATTAAAACTATTAACTATCATATCGTTGCTATTCGTAGTTTTCTTAAATTTTTGCTTCGTAATGATATTGATACTTTGGCGCCAGATAAGTGTGATCTTGCAAAAATAGATCCTCGTGAAGTGTCGTATCTGACAGAGGTTGAACTTGATGATTTACTTTGAGCTCCTTATCGTTTTGAAGAAAAAGAGATTACTCAACTTCGTGATGCGGCACTCCTTTCATTTCTTTTCAGTACCTGACTTCGTGTATCAGAACTTATTTCTTTAACAAAAGATCGTATTCGTACTGATAGTAATCAGCTTACTATTATTGGAAAGGGTCGTAAGATCAGATCGACTTTTATTACTCGTGAGGCATTAGAAAAACTTGAAGAATATCGGACACTAAGGACGGATGATAGTGATTATGTGTTTGTGTCGCATACAAAAAACCGTCGTCCTGATCATCTTTCACGTAATGCCGTGGAAGATATTGTAAAAAAATACAAAACCTTATGTGGTATTGATAAAAAAATAACTCCTCATACTATTAGGCATAGCTTTGCAACACAGCTTCTTAAAAAATGAGCAGACATTCGTTCAGTTCAGGCGTTGCTTGGTCATGCATCTATTACTACAACACAAATTTATACCCATGTTGATGATAAACACCTTTCTGATGTTCACAAAATGTTAGAAAATAATTAA
- a CDS encoding FemAB family protein has translation MINFFQSALRKDIKTIVYGDKSFQITLFDKEFFGLQKEKKIGPLSLSWFQVLGVELPTNNTQRVREEVKRVQQDYGNHRGNIFFQRGVVNEILAFYNISHRSPDFAPGMRTTRQKLESRLHHETGLIASFRENMPLATVVIETNKSDAELLNDMNSGAKNHVRKALNKDIDFHIAQPHEYETFYEERHKVSQMKGFNIISKHTYLKLMNYLTENKCGNIFIASKDGVLLGGSIAIYQEDTLTYLYGFSNRDERFRNVGVHQFIKYKMFSWARENGLQYLDLFGGAPTGFPEHPLTSVSAFKESLGGTKIEWYGNYDIVLNPTLYYSSKTIYRWKRKK, from the coding sequence ATGATAAATTTTTTTCAATCAGCTCTTCGAAAAGATATAAAAACCATCGTTTATGGAGATAAGAGTTTTCAGATAACTTTATTTGATAAAGAATTTTTTGGATTACAAAAAGAAAAAAAAATCTGACCGCTTTCATTGTCATGGTTTCAAGTATTGGGTGTTGAACTCCCAACAAACAATACCCAACGAGTACGTGAAGAAGTCAAAAGAGTGCAACAAGATTATGGTAATCATCGATGAAACATTTTTTTTCAACGAGGGGTGGTGAATGAAATTTTAGCATTCTATAATATCTCTCACAGATCTCCAGATTTTGCACCAGGAATGAGAACCACAAGACAAAAACTCGAATCTCGACTTCATCATGAAACCGGTCTGATAGCATCATTTAGAGAAAACATGCCTCTAGCTACTGTAGTTATAGAAACAAATAAAAGTGATGCAGAACTTCTTAATGATATGAACTCAGGAGCAAAAAATCACGTTCGTAAAGCACTCAATAAAGATATAGATTTTCATATTGCACAACCCCATGAATATGAAACATTCTACGAAGAACGACATAAAGTATCACAAATGAAATGATTTAATATCATTAGTAAACATACCTATCTCAAGCTGATGAATTATCTCACAGAAAACAAATGTGGAAATATTTTCATAGCAAGCAAAGATGGTGTCTTATTAGGTTGATCTATTGCTATTTATCAAGAAGATACTCTCACCTACCTGTATGGATTCTCTAATCGCGATGAAAGATTTCGCAATGTTGGCGTTCATCAGTTTATTAAATATAAAATGTTTTCATGGGCAAGAGAGAATGGTTTACAGTATCTAGATCTTTTTGGGTGAGCACCAACAGGATTTCCAGAACACCCTCTAACGAGTGTGAGTGCGTTTAAAGAATCACTCTGAGGAACGAAAATAGAATGGTATGGTAATTATGATATTGTTCTCAATCCAACACTTTATTATAGCTCCAAAACTATATATAGATGGAAACGTAAAAAATAA